From the genome of Globicephala melas chromosome 11, mGloMel1.2, whole genome shotgun sequence, one region includes:
- the ABHD14B gene encoding putative protein-lysine deacylase ABHD14B isoform X2 yields MHVEQVAEGLGAGPCPVLGARGAEGRGETETAVRRMGLAAPVGPGTACGHKRAPRSTARPTPSGGPHPCFPAPGPSRRLHSPASYLREPTQLPRCFTSTAGGMAGVEQHEGTIQVQGQSLFFREAHPGSGQATRFSVLLLHGIRFSSETWQNLGTLHRLAQAGYWAVAIDLPGLGRSKEATAPAPVGELVPSSFLATVVDALDMGPPVVISPSLSGMYSLPFLVAPGSQIRGYVPVAPICTDKINAADYARVKTSVLIVYGDQDPMGQTSFEHLKQLPNHRVLVMEGAGHPCYLDKPEEWHTGLLDFLQELA; encoded by the exons ATGCATGTGGAGCAGGTCGCTGAGGGTCTCGGGGCCGGACCCTGTCCGGTGCTTGGGGCACGTGGGGCCGAGGGgcgtggggaaactgagacagcTGTGAGAAGGATGGGTCTAGCAGCACCCGTCGGCCCTGGGACGGCTTGCGGCCACAAGCGGGCGCCCCGGAGCACGGCCCGGCCCACGCCCTCCGGCGGGCCACATCCCTGCTTCCCCGCCCCGGGCCCCAGTCGCCGCCTGCACTCGCCTGCCTCCTATTTGCGAGAGCCCACGCAGCTCCCCAG GTGCTTCACCAGCACAGCAGGAGGTATGGCGGGCGTGGAGCAGCACGAGGGCACCATCCAGGTGCAGGGCCAGAGCCTCTTTTTCCGAGAGGCTCACCCGGGCAGTGGGCAGGCCACCCGCTTCTCCGTGCTGCTGTTGCATGGCATACGCTTCTCCTCCGAGACCTGGCAGAACCTAGGCACGCTGCACAGGCTGGCCCAGGCTGGCTACTGGGCTGTGGCCATTGACCTGCCAG GTCTGGGGCGATCCAAGGAAGCAACAGCCCCTGCCCCTGTTGGGGAGCTGGTCCCCAGCAGCTTTCTGGCAACTGTGGTGGATGCCTTGGATATGGGCCCCCCAGTCGTGATCAGCCCATCGTTGAGTGGCATGTACTCCCTGCCCTTCCTCGTGGCCCCAGGCTCCCAGATCCGGGGCTATGTGCCAGTGGCCCCCATCTGCACTGACAAAATCAATGCTGCCGACTATGCCAGAGTGAAG ACCTCGGTTCTTATCGTGTATGGAGACCAGGACCCCATGGGTCAGACCAGCTTTGAGCACCTGAAGCAGCTGCCCAACCACCGGGTGTTAGTCATGGAGGGGGCGGGGCACCCCTGTTACCTTGACAAACCCGAGGAGTGGCATACAGGGCTGCTGGATTTCCTGCAGGAGCTAGCATGA
- the ABHD14B gene encoding putative protein-lysine deacylase ABHD14B isoform X1: protein MAGVEQHEGTIQVQGQSLFFREAHPGSGQATRFSVLLLHGIRFSSETWQNLGTLHRLAQAGYWAVAIDLPGLGRSKEATAPAPVGELVPSSFLATVVDALDMGPPVVISPSLSGMYSLPFLVAPGSQIRGYVPVAPICTDKINAADYARVKTSVLIVYGDQDPMGQTSFEHLKQLPNHRVLVMEGAGHPCYLDKPEEWHTGLLDFLQELA, encoded by the exons ATGGCGGGCGTGGAGCAGCACGAGGGCACCATCCAGGTGCAGGGCCAGAGCCTCTTTTTCCGAGAGGCTCACCCGGGCAGTGGGCAGGCCACCCGCTTCTCCGTGCTGCTGTTGCATGGCATACGCTTCTCCTCCGAGACCTGGCAGAACCTAGGCACGCTGCACAGGCTGGCCCAGGCTGGCTACTGGGCTGTGGCCATTGACCTGCCAG GTCTGGGGCGATCCAAGGAAGCAACAGCCCCTGCCCCTGTTGGGGAGCTGGTCCCCAGCAGCTTTCTGGCAACTGTGGTGGATGCCTTGGATATGGGCCCCCCAGTCGTGATCAGCCCATCGTTGAGTGGCATGTACTCCCTGCCCTTCCTCGTGGCCCCAGGCTCCCAGATCCGGGGCTATGTGCCAGTGGCCCCCATCTGCACTGACAAAATCAATGCTGCCGACTATGCCAGAGTGAAG ACCTCGGTTCTTATCGTGTATGGAGACCAGGACCCCATGGGTCAGACCAGCTTTGAGCACCTGAAGCAGCTGCCCAACCACCGGGTGTTAGTCATGGAGGGGGCGGGGCACCCCTGTTACCTTGACAAACCCGAGGAGTGGCATACAGGGCTGCTGGATTTCCTGCAGGAGCTAGCATGA
- the PCBP4 gene encoding poly(rC)-binding protein 4 isoform X1, with translation MSGSDAGLEEEPELSITLTLRMLMHGKEVGSIIGKKGETVKRIREQSSARITISEGSCPERITTITGSTAAVFHAVSMIAFKLDEDLCAAPANGGNVSRPPVTLRLVIPASQCGSLIGKAGTKIKEIRETTGAQVQVAGDLLPNSTERAVTVSGVPDAIILCVRQICAVILESPPKGATIPYHPSLSLGTVLLSTNQGFSVQGQYGAVTSAEVTKLQQLSGHAVPFASPSMVPAGLDPGTQTSSQEFLVPNDLIGCVIGRQGSKISEIRQMSGAHIKIGNQAEGAGERHVTITGSPVSIALAQYLITACLETAKSTSGGTPGSAPTDLPAPFSPPLTALPTAPPGLLGTPYAISLSNFIGLKPVPFLALPPASPGPPPGLAAYTAKMAAANGSKKAERQKFSPY, from the exons ATGAGCGGCTCAGAtgcggggctggaggaggagccaGAGCTCAGCATCACCCTCACACTGCGGATGCTGATGCATGGGAAA GAAGTGGGCAGCATAATTGGGAAG AAAGGAGAGACTGTAAAGCGAATCCGGGAACAG AGTAGCGCCCGGATCACCATCTCTGAGGGCTCCTGCCCTGAGcgcatcaccaccatcaccggATCTACAGCAGCCGTCTTCCATGCAGTCTCCATGATTGCCTTCAAGCTGGATGAG GACCTCTGTGCTGCTCCTGCAAATGGGGGGAATGTCTCCAGACCTCCAGTGACCCTGCGCCTTGTCATCCCTGCAAGCCAGTGTGGCTCGCTGATTGGGAAGGCTGGCACCAAGATCAAGGAGATCCGAGAG ACTACAGGTGCCCAGGTGCAGGTGGCAGGGGACCTGCTCCCCAACTCCACAGAGCGTGCTGTCACCGTCTCTGGGGTGCCTGATGCCATCATCTTGTGTGTGCGCCAGATCTGTGCTGTCATCCTGGAG TCCCCACCCAAAGGAGCCACTATCCCATATCATCCAAGCCTCTCCTTAGGTACTGTCCTTCTCTCCACCAACCAG GGCTTCTCCGTCCAGGGTCAGTATGGGGCTGTGACCTCAGCTGAG GTCACCAAGCTCCAGCAGCTCTCGGGCCACGCAGTCCCCTTCGCCTCACCCAGCATGGTGCCAG CAGGACTGGATCCTGGCACACAGACCAGCTCACAGGAGTTCTTGGTTCCCAACGAC CTGATTGGCTGCGTGATTGGGCGCCAGGGCAGCAAGATCAGTGAGATCCGGCAGATGTCAGGGGCACATATCAAGATCGGGAACCAAGCAGAGGGCGCTGGTGAGCGGCACGTGACCATCACTGGTTCACCAGTGTCCATCGCCCTGGCCCAGTACCTCATCACTGCCTG TCTAGAAACGGCCAAGTCTACCTCTGGGGGGACACCCGGCTCGGCCCCCACAGACCTGCCTGCCCCCTTCTCGCCACCCCTGACGGCCCTGCCCACCGCTCCCCCAGGCCTGCTGGGCACGCCCTATGCCATCTCCCTCTCCAACTTCATCGGCCTCAAGCCTGTACCCTTCTTGGCTCTACCACCTGCCTCCCCAGGGCCACCGCCGGGCTTGGCGGCCTACACTGCCAAGATGGCAGCGGCCAATGGGAGCAAGAAAGCTGAGCGGCAGAAATTCTCCCCCTACTGA
- the PCBP4 gene encoding poly(rC)-binding protein 4 isoform X2: protein MSGSDAGLEEEPELSITLTLRMLMHGKEVGSIIGKKGETVKRIREQSSARITISEGSCPERITTITGSTAAVFHAVSMIAFKLDEDLCAAPANGGNVSRPPVTLRLVIPASQCGSLIGKAGTKIKEIRETTGAQVQVAGDLLPNSTERAVTVSGVPDAIILCVRQICAVILESPPKGATIPYHPSLSLGTVLLSTNQGFSVQGQYGAVTSAEVTKLQQLSGHAVPFASPSMVPGLDPGTQTSSQEFLVPNDLIGCVIGRQGSKISEIRQMSGAHIKIGNQAEGAGERHVTITGSPVSIALAQYLITACLETAKSTSGGTPGSAPTDLPAPFSPPLTALPTAPPGLLGTPYAISLSNFIGLKPVPFLALPPASPGPPPGLAAYTAKMAAANGSKKAERQKFSPY, encoded by the exons ATGAGCGGCTCAGAtgcggggctggaggaggagccaGAGCTCAGCATCACCCTCACACTGCGGATGCTGATGCATGGGAAA GAAGTGGGCAGCATAATTGGGAAG AAAGGAGAGACTGTAAAGCGAATCCGGGAACAG AGTAGCGCCCGGATCACCATCTCTGAGGGCTCCTGCCCTGAGcgcatcaccaccatcaccggATCTACAGCAGCCGTCTTCCATGCAGTCTCCATGATTGCCTTCAAGCTGGATGAG GACCTCTGTGCTGCTCCTGCAAATGGGGGGAATGTCTCCAGACCTCCAGTGACCCTGCGCCTTGTCATCCCTGCAAGCCAGTGTGGCTCGCTGATTGGGAAGGCTGGCACCAAGATCAAGGAGATCCGAGAG ACTACAGGTGCCCAGGTGCAGGTGGCAGGGGACCTGCTCCCCAACTCCACAGAGCGTGCTGTCACCGTCTCTGGGGTGCCTGATGCCATCATCTTGTGTGTGCGCCAGATCTGTGCTGTCATCCTGGAG TCCCCACCCAAAGGAGCCACTATCCCATATCATCCAAGCCTCTCCTTAGGTACTGTCCTTCTCTCCACCAACCAG GGCTTCTCCGTCCAGGGTCAGTATGGGGCTGTGACCTCAGCTGAG GTCACCAAGCTCCAGCAGCTCTCGGGCCACGCAGTCCCCTTCGCCTCACCCAGCATGGTGCCAG GACTGGATCCTGGCACACAGACCAGCTCACAGGAGTTCTTGGTTCCCAACGAC CTGATTGGCTGCGTGATTGGGCGCCAGGGCAGCAAGATCAGTGAGATCCGGCAGATGTCAGGGGCACATATCAAGATCGGGAACCAAGCAGAGGGCGCTGGTGAGCGGCACGTGACCATCACTGGTTCACCAGTGTCCATCGCCCTGGCCCAGTACCTCATCACTGCCTG TCTAGAAACGGCCAAGTCTACCTCTGGGGGGACACCCGGCTCGGCCCCCACAGACCTGCCTGCCCCCTTCTCGCCACCCCTGACGGCCCTGCCCACCGCTCCCCCAGGCCTGCTGGGCACGCCCTATGCCATCTCCCTCTCCAACTTCATCGGCCTCAAGCCTGTACCCTTCTTGGCTCTACCACCTGCCTCCCCAGGGCCACCGCCGGGCTTGGCGGCCTACACTGCCAAGATGGCAGCGGCCAATGGGAGCAAGAAAGCTGAGCGGCAGAAATTCTCCCCCTACTGA
- the GPR62 gene encoding G-protein coupled receptor 62, producing MANATGLNAPEVAASMGLILAAVVEAAALLGNGALLVVVLRTPGLRDALYLVHLCVVDLLAAGSIMPLGLLAAPPPGLGRVRLGPAPCRAARFLSAALLPACTLGVAALGLARYRLIVHPLRPGARPPPTLVLTAVWAAAGLLGALSLLGPPPAPPPAPARCSVLAGGLEPFRPLWALLAFALPALLLLGAYGGIFLVARRAALRPPRPARGSRPRSDSLDSRLSILPPLRPRPPWGKAALAPALAVGQFAACWLPYGCACLAPAAQAAAAEAAVTWVAYSAFAAHPFLYGLLQRPVRRTLGRLARRALPRPPRACTSRAWHPRALLQHLHRPPEGPVLGPSEAPEQARDLAGRESLSMPEAT from the coding sequence ATGGCCAACGCCACAGGGCTGAACGCACCAGAAGTCGCAGCCTCGATGGGGTTGATCCTGGCGGCTGTCGTggaggcggcagcactgctgggCAACGGCGCACTGCTGGTTGTGGTGCTGCGCACGCCGGGACTACGCGACGCGCTCTACCTCGTGCACCTGTGCGTAGTGGACCTGCTGGCTGCCGGCTCCATCATGCCGCTGGGCCTGCTGGCCGCTCCgccgccggggctgggccgcgtGCGCCTGGGCCCCGCGCCCTGCCGCGCGGCACGCTTCCTCTCGGCGGCGCTGCTGCCCGCCTGTACGCTCGGCGTGGCGGCGCTCGGCCTGGCGCGCTACCGCCTCATAGTGCACCCGCTGCGGCCCGGCGCACGGCCTCCGCCCACCCTCGTGCTCACCGCCGTGTGGGCGGCGGCGGGGCTGCTGGGCGCGCTCTCCTTGCTCGGGCCGCCGCCCGCACCGCCCCCTGCCCCGGCTCGCTGCTCTGTCCTGGCAGGGGGCCTCGAGCCCTTCCGGCCGCTCTGGGCGCTGCTGGCCTTCGCGCTGCCCGCCCTCCTGCTGCTCGGAGCGTACGGCGGCATCTTCCTCGTGGCGCGCCGCGCTGCCCTGCGGCCCCCGCGGCCCGCGCGCGGGTCCCGGCCGCGCTCCGACTCTCTGGACAGCCGCCTCTCCATTTTGCCGCCCCTTCGGCCTCGCCCGCCCTGGGGCAAAGCAGCCCTGGCCCCGGCGCTGGCCGTGGGCCAGTTCGCAGCCTGCTGGCTGCCTTACGGCTGTGCGTGCTTAGCGCCCGCTGCCCAGGCCGCCGCGGCCGAGGCGGCCGTCACCTGGGTAGCCTACTCGGCCTTCGCGGCTCACCCCTTCCTGTACGGCCTGCTGCAGCGCCCTGTACGCCGGACGCTGGGCCGTCTCGCCCGACGAGCGCTACCCCGGCCCCCGCGGGCCTGCACTTCGCGGGCCTGGCACCCGCGGGCCCTCCTGCAGCACCTCCATAGACCTCCAGAGGGCCCTGTCCTAGGCCCTTCTGAGGCTCCAGAACAAGCCCGGGATTTGGCAGGAAGGGAGAGCCTGAGCATGCCAGAGGCCACGTGA
- the PARP3 gene encoding LOW QUALITY PROTEIN: protein mono-ADP-ribosyltransferase PARP3 (The sequence of the model RefSeq protein was modified relative to this genomic sequence to represent the inferred CDS: inserted 1 base in 1 codon; deleted 1 base in 1 codon; substituted 1 base at 1 genomic stop codon) yields MAPKRKPQVQREGPEKKKGRQGAQEEDSFCSTAEALXPTEKRIAXVDPLCPLSCNPRTQVHEDYDCTLNQTNTGSNKNKFYIIQLLEEGDCFICWNRWGRVVKVGQSQLSRFMSLEDAQKDFEKKFRDKTKNSWAERDHFVAHPSKYTLIEVQREDEAQEAMVKVDGGPVRTVVRGSQVQPCSLDAATQKLITNIFSKDMFKNAMAGLPWWRSDVKKMPLGKLSKQQISRGLEALEAVEAALKAPAGRGLSLEELSSHFYTIIPHNFGRSQPPPINSPELLQPKKDMLLVLADIELAQTLQAAPEETKKVEEVPHPLDRDYQLLKCQLQLLDPKVPEYKVIHPCLEKTGSKYSCPALQHSWTVNREGEGDQFQAHDKLGNRKLLWHGTNVAVVAAILTSGLRIRPHSGGRVGKGIYFASENSKSDGYVTGMSCGAHDIGYMFLGEVAVRREYRITVYEPSLKQHPPGFDSVITRGHTETVPTQDTKLELDGQEVVVPQGQPMPCPEFSSSSFFQSEYLIYQESQCRLCYLLEVLL; encoded by the exons ATGGCTCCGAAGCGCAAGCCCCAGGTACAGCGTGAGGGTCCTGAGAAGAAGAAGGGGCGTCAGGGGGCACAAGAGGAGGACAGTTTCTGCTCCACTGCCGAGGCCC CACCCACAGAGAAGCGCATAGCCTAAGTGGACCCCCTGTGCCCACTCAGCTGCAACCCTAGGACCCAG GTGCATGAAGACTACGACTGTACCCTGAACCAGACCAACACTGGGAGCAACAAAAACAAGTTCTACATCATCCAGCTGCTGGAAGAAGGTGACTGCTTTATCTGCTGGAACCGCTGGGGGCGCGTGGTGA AGGTGGGCCAGTCACAACTTAGCCGCTTCATGTCACTGGAGGATGCACAGAAGGACTTTGAAAAGAAGTTTCGGGACAAGACCAAGAACAGCTGGGCAGAGCGGGACCACTTTGTGGCCCACCCCAGCAAGTATACACTTATCGAAGTACAGAGAGAGGATGAGGCCCAGGAAGCCATGGTGAAG GTAGACGGAGGCCCAGTGAGGACCGTAGTTCGTGGTTCA CAAGTGCAGCCCTGCTCCCTGGACGCAGCCACACAGAAGCTCATCACCAACATCTTCAGCAAGGACATGTTCAAGAATGccatggctgggcttccctggtggcgcagtg aTGTGAAGAAGATGCCACTGGGGAAGTTGAGCAAGCAGCAGATTTCCCGGGGTTTGGAGGCCTTGGAGGCAGTGGAGGCGGCCCTGAAAGCCCCCGCAGGTCGTGGTCTCAGCCTGGAGGAGCTGTCCTCCCACTTCTACACCATCATTCCCCACAACTTCGGCCGTAGCCAGCCCCCACCCATCAACTCCCCGGAACTTCTGCAGCCCAAGAAGGATATGCTGCTG GTGCTGGCAGACATCGAGCTGGCCCAGACCCTGCAGGCAGCCCCCGAGGAGACAAAGAAAGTGGAGGAGGTGCCACACCCACTGGACCGAGATTACCAGCTCCTCAAGTGCCAGCTCCAGCTGCTGGACCCAAAGGTGCCTGAGTACAAG GTGATACATCCCTGCTTGGAAAAGACTGGCAGCAAGTACAGTTGCCCTGCTCTTCAACATAGTTGGACAGTGAACCGAGAAGGGGAG GGAGATCAGTTCCAGGCCCACGACAAGCTGGGTAATCGGAAGCTACTGTGGCATGGCACCAACGTGGCTGTGGTGGCCGCCATCCTCACCAGTGGGCTTCGCATCAGGCCACATTCTGGTGGCCGTGTTGGCAAAGGCATCTACTTTGCCTCGGAGAACAGCAAGTCAGATGGCTATG TTACTGGCATGTCCTGCGGGGCCCATGACATTGGCTACATGTTCCTGGGTGAGGTGGCAGTGCGCAGAGAGTACCGCATCACCGTCTATGAGCCCAGCTTGAAGCAGCACCCCCCTGGCTTCGACAGTGTCATTACCCGTGGCCACACAGAGACTG TTCCAACCCAGGACACCAAGCTAGAGCTGGATGGCCAGGAAGTGGTGGTGCCGCAGGGCCAGCCCATGCCCTGCCCAGAGTTCAGCAGCTCCAGCTTCTTCCAGAGTGAGTATCTCATCTACCAGGAGAGTCAGTGCCGCCTATGCTACCTGCTGGAGGTTCTCCTCTGA
- the RRP9 gene encoding U3 small nucleolar RNA-interacting protein 2 isoform X2, whose amino-acid sequence MSATGAVRKRGKPASGAGAGAGAGKLRRKGDSSGDKGKSKGGGKMNEEISSDSETESLVPRRNEEEEAEELEETAQEKKLRLAKLYLEQLKQQEEEKAEAREFEEDQVAGRLKEDVLEQRGRLQKSVAKEASGDRSKLILIWEAQSCQHLYTFTGHRDAVSGLAFRRGTHQLYSTSHDRSVKVWNVAENSYVETLFGHQDAVAALDALSRECCVTAGGRDGTVRVWKIPEESQLVFYGHQGSIDSIQLINEEHMVSGADDGSVALWGLSKKRPLALQREAHGLRGELGLEQPFWVSSVAALLNTDLVATGSHSNSVRLWQCGEGFRQLDLLCDIPLVGFINSLKFSSAGDFLVAGVGQEHRLGRWWRIKEARNSVCIIPLHRAPRPPTAGS is encoded by the exons ATGTCGGCGACTGGGGCGGTTCGAAAGAGGGGAAAGCCGGCCTCGGGGGCCGGGGCTGGTGCGGGGGCCGGCAAGTTGCGGCGAAAG GGCGACTCTTCTGGGGACAAGGGCAAGTCCAAGGGTGGCGGCAAGATGAATGAGGAGATCTCCAGCGACTCGGAGACTGAGAG CCTAGTTCCCAGGAGgaatgaggaggaggaggcggaggagctGGAGGAGACCGCACAGGAGAAGAAGCTGCGCTTGGCCAAGCTCTACCTTGAGCAGCTCAAGCAGCAAG aggaggagaaggcCGAGGCCCGCGAATTTGAGGAGGACCAGGTGGCAGGGAGGCTGAAGGAGGACGTG CTCGAGCAGAGAGGCAGGCTGCAGAAGTCGGTGGCAAAGGAG GCCTCGGGTGACCGCAGCAAGCTCATTCTCATTTGGGAGGCCCAGAGCTGCCAGCACCTGTACACCTTCACGGGACACCGGGACGCCGTGTCG GGGCTGGCATTCCGCAGAGGCACCCACCAGCTCTACAGCACGTCCCACGACCGCTCTGTGAAGGTGTGGAATGTGGCGGAGAACTCCTACGTGGAGACGCT CTTCGGGCACCAGGATGCTGTGGCTGCACTGGATGCTCTGAGCAGGGAGTGCTGCGTGACCGCCGGGGGCCGGGACGGGACCGTGCGTGTGTGGAAGATCCCCGAGGAGTCCCAGCTTGTCTTCTACGGCCACCA GGGCTCCATTGACAGCATCCAGCTCATCAACGAGGAGCACATGGTGTCGGGTGCAGACGATGG TTCTGTAGCCTTGTGGGGCCTCTCTAAGAAGCGGCCACTTGCCCTGCAGCGTGAGGCCCATGGGCTGCGGGGGGAGCTGGGCTTGGAGCAGCCCTTCTGGGTGTCATCGGTGGCAGCCTTGCTCAACACGGACCTCGTGGCCACAG GCTCTCACAGCAACTCTGTGCGGCTCTGGCAATGCGGGGAGGGCTTCCGGCAGCTTGACCTTCTCTGCGACATCCCCCTG GTGGGCTTTATCAATAGCCTCAAGTTCTCCAGTgctggggacttcctggtggccgGGGTAGGGCAGGAGCACAG GCTTGGCCGGTGGTGGCGGATCAAAGAGGCCCGGAACTCTGTCTGCATCATCCCTCTCCACAGGGCCCCCAGGCCCCCTACTGCTGGCTCCTGA
- the RRP9 gene encoding U3 small nucleolar RNA-interacting protein 2 isoform X1 has product MSATGAVRKRGKPASGAGAGAGAGKLRRKGDSSGDKGKSKGGGKMNEEISSDSETESLVPRRNEEEEAEELEETAQEKKLRLAKLYLEQLKQQEEEKAEAREFEEDQVAGRLKEDVLEQRGRLQKSVAKEIQAPDPADIRILRGHQLSITCLVITPDDLAIFSAAKDCTIIKWSVESGRKLHVIPRAKKGAEGQPSGHSSHVLCMAISSDGKYLASGDRSKLILIWEAQSCQHLYTFTGHRDAVSGLAFRRGTHQLYSTSHDRSVKVWNVAENSYVETLFGHQDAVAALDALSRECCVTAGGRDGTVRVWKIPEESQLVFYGHQGSIDSIQLINEEHMVSGADDGSVALWGLSKKRPLALQREAHGLRGELGLEQPFWVSSVAALLNTDLVATGSHSNSVRLWQCGEGFRQLDLLCDIPLVGFINSLKFSSAGDFLVAGVGQEHRLGRWWRIKEARNSVCIIPLHRAPRPPTAGS; this is encoded by the exons ATGTCGGCGACTGGGGCGGTTCGAAAGAGGGGAAAGCCGGCCTCGGGGGCCGGGGCTGGTGCGGGGGCCGGCAAGTTGCGGCGAAAG GGCGACTCTTCTGGGGACAAGGGCAAGTCCAAGGGTGGCGGCAAGATGAATGAGGAGATCTCCAGCGACTCGGAGACTGAGAG CCTAGTTCCCAGGAGgaatgaggaggaggaggcggaggagctGGAGGAGACCGCACAGGAGAAGAAGCTGCGCTTGGCCAAGCTCTACCTTGAGCAGCTCAAGCAGCAAG aggaggagaaggcCGAGGCCCGCGAATTTGAGGAGGACCAGGTGGCAGGGAGGCTGAAGGAGGACGTG CTCGAGCAGAGAGGCAGGCTGCAGAAGTCGGTGGCAAAGGAG ATCCAGGCCCCAGACCCTGCTGACATTCGAATCTTACGGGGCCACCAGCTGTCCATCACATGTTTGGTTATCACCCCTGACGACCTGGCCATCTTTTCTGCCGCCAAAGACTGCACCATTATTAAGT GGAGTGTGGAAAGTGGACGGAAGCTTCATGTGATCCCTCGAGCCAAGAAGGGTGCCGAGGGGCAGCCCTCCGGCCATAGTAGCCACGTCCTCTGCATGGCCATCTCCTCCGATGGCAAGTACCTG GCCTCGGGTGACCGCAGCAAGCTCATTCTCATTTGGGAGGCCCAGAGCTGCCAGCACCTGTACACCTTCACGGGACACCGGGACGCCGTGTCG GGGCTGGCATTCCGCAGAGGCACCCACCAGCTCTACAGCACGTCCCACGACCGCTCTGTGAAGGTGTGGAATGTGGCGGAGAACTCCTACGTGGAGACGCT CTTCGGGCACCAGGATGCTGTGGCTGCACTGGATGCTCTGAGCAGGGAGTGCTGCGTGACCGCCGGGGGCCGGGACGGGACCGTGCGTGTGTGGAAGATCCCCGAGGAGTCCCAGCTTGTCTTCTACGGCCACCA GGGCTCCATTGACAGCATCCAGCTCATCAACGAGGAGCACATGGTGTCGGGTGCAGACGATGG TTCTGTAGCCTTGTGGGGCCTCTCTAAGAAGCGGCCACTTGCCCTGCAGCGTGAGGCCCATGGGCTGCGGGGGGAGCTGGGCTTGGAGCAGCCCTTCTGGGTGTCATCGGTGGCAGCCTTGCTCAACACGGACCTCGTGGCCACAG GCTCTCACAGCAACTCTGTGCGGCTCTGGCAATGCGGGGAGGGCTTCCGGCAGCTTGACCTTCTCTGCGACATCCCCCTG GTGGGCTTTATCAATAGCCTCAAGTTCTCCAGTgctggggacttcctggtggccgGGGTAGGGCAGGAGCACAG GCTTGGCCGGTGGTGGCGGATCAAAGAGGCCCGGAACTCTGTCTGCATCATCCCTCTCCACAGGGCCCCCAGGCCCCCTACTGCTGGCTCCTGA